From Virgibacillus ihumii, the proteins below share one genomic window:
- the ltrA gene encoding group II intron reverse transcriptase/maturase, with protein MRPKRKFYSIIDKVYRMSNLYDAWNAVKTNKGSAGVDGETILWFEAQLEQNLREVQRLLKQQRYRPEPVLRHYIPKGDGKKKRPLGIPTVRDRIIQQAVRQMMEPLFDRDFYPHSYGFRKGHSQHQAVDVVRRAKKNGYEYVVDLDIQSYFDNIPHDLLMEKVKTKIADGRILDLIEMWLKAGVMEDDRFYDTTSGSPQGGVISPLLANVYLDEFDWKMNQQGFPVVRFADDAIIFCKTKIKANRAYKAAEEILEGNLKLTMHPEKTKVVHFDEGFRFLGFHFWKDYLVLPDERARKVKDKIRHLSRRQQGKSLVEVIHKLNEVIRGFANYFRIGNVKKKFERLDEWIRMRVRAYMRKKRSMESNWRIPNKVLAQAGLVSMVSLLTKRS; from the coding sequence ATGCGACCAAAGCGCAAATTTTATTCCATCATTGATAAGGTGTACCGCATGAGTAACCTGTACGATGCATGGAATGCCGTTAAGACCAATAAAGGTAGCGCCGGGGTAGATGGTGAAACCATCCTATGGTTTGAGGCGCAGTTGGAACAAAATCTTAGAGAAGTCCAACGGCTTTTGAAGCAACAGCGTTATCGACCGGAACCGGTACTACGTCACTATATCCCAAAAGGGGACGGCAAAAAGAAACGACCGCTGGGCATCCCCACTGTAAGGGACCGAATCATCCAACAAGCCGTACGGCAAATGATGGAACCCTTGTTTGACCGGGACTTTTATCCACACAGTTATGGGTTTCGAAAGGGACATTCCCAACATCAGGCAGTGGACGTCGTAAGACGTGCGAAGAAGAATGGGTATGAATACGTGGTGGATTTGGATATCCAATCGTATTTCGATAATATCCCGCATGACTTATTGATGGAAAAAGTCAAAACAAAAATCGCCGACGGGCGAATACTTGATTTGATTGAAATGTGGTTAAAAGCAGGTGTCATGGAAGACGATCGGTTCTATGACACGACTTCCGGCTCTCCTCAGGGAGGGGTCATATCACCGTTATTGGCGAATGTCTATTTGGATGAATTTGATTGGAAAATGAACCAACAAGGATTTCCAGTTGTACGTTTCGCGGACGATGCGATTATTTTCTGTAAAACGAAGATAAAAGCTAATCGAGCGTATAAAGCAGCTGAAGAGATATTGGAAGGCAATTTAAAGCTTACGATGCATCCCGAAAAGACGAAAGTCGTTCATTTTGATGAAGGATTTCGTTTTCTGGGGTTTCATTTCTGGAAAGACTATCTAGTCCTTCCAGATGAAAGAGCCCGAAAGGTTAAAGATAAAATAAGGCATCTATCAAGAAGACAACAAGGTAAGAGTCTGGTAGAAGTGATTCACAAACTGAATGAAGTCATTCGGGGATTTGCCAATTACTTCAGGATAGGAAATGTCAAAAAGAAATTCGAACGTCTGGATGAATGGATTCGAATGAGGGTGCGAGCTTATATGAGGAAAAAGCGTTCCATGGAGTCGAATTGGCGCATACCCAATAAAGTGTTAGCACAAGCGGGATTGGTTTCAATGGTCAGCTTACTCACCAAACGTTCCTAA
- a CDS encoding rhodanese-like domain-containing protein, producing MDDINEITPEEVEELLGNESDVIIDVREDDEVAQGMINGAKHIKLENIPHSLQELDKDKHYIMVCRSGRRSMTAAAFMDEHGYKVSSMAGGMLDWKGEVVV from the coding sequence ATGGATGATATAAATGAAATAACTCCCGAAGAAGTAGAAGAACTGCTAGGAAATGAAAGTGACGTGATTATTGATGTGCGGGAAGATGATGAAGTTGCCCAAGGTATGATTAATGGTGCCAAACACATTAAACTTGAAAATATTCCACATTCATTACAGGAGTTGGATAAAGACAAACATTACATCATGGTATGCAGATCCGGCAGAAGAAGTATGACGGCAGCTGCCTTTATGGATGAGCACGGTTATAAAGTATCTAGTATGGCAGGCGGGATGCTTGATTGGAAAGGTGAAGTTGTGGTGTGA
- the leuS gene encoding leucine--tRNA ligase, with translation MTFNHKEIEKKWQQYWEKNKTFKTDTYSDKEKVYALDMFPYPSGAGLHVGHPEGYTATDIYSRMKRMQGYEVLHPMGWDAFGLPAEQYALDTGNSPAAFTDKNIETFKRQIKELGFSYDWDREINTTNPSYYKWTQWIFTKLYEHGLAYMDEVAVNWCPALGTVLANEEVIDGKSERGGHPVVRKPMKQWMLKITAYADRLLEDLDELDWPESIKDMQRNWIGRSEGAEVNFAIDDFDETFTVFTTRPDTLFGATYAVFAPEHPYVEQIVTADQKDAVDAYINEIQTKSELERTDLAKDKTGVFTGAYAINPVNNKKIPIWVADYVLMSYGTGAIMAVPAHDERDYEFATKFDLPITEVVAGGDVSKEAYVGDGNHVNSEFLNGLGKEEGISKMIDWLEEKGKGEKKVTYRLRDWLFARQRYWGEPIPVIHWEDGSMTAVPENELPLELPEMDNIKPSGTGESPLANSDWINVTDPETGMKGRRETSTMPQWAGSCWYFLRFVDPDNTEQLADPKALQEWLPIDIYIGGAEHAVLHLLYARFWHKFLYDIGVVPTKEPFMKLFNQGMILGEGHEKMSKSKGNVVNPDDIIHSHGADTLRLYEMFMGPLDAAVAWSTNGLDGSRRFLERVWRLIVNEETGETADKIIEGNGDETLNKVYHETVKKVTEDFDNLHFNTGISQLMVFINEGYKAEEISKQHVEGFVKMLSPVAPHLSEELWTRLGHSETITYEEWPRYDESKLVEEEAEVVLQVMGKVRAKINVPKDITKDDLEKQALEHEKIQEWIEGKTIRKVIVVPGKLVNIVAN, from the coding sequence ATGACGTTTAATCATAAGGAAATTGAAAAGAAATGGCAGCAGTATTGGGAAAAAAATAAAACATTTAAGACAGATACGTATTCTGATAAGGAAAAAGTTTATGCACTTGATATGTTTCCATATCCGTCAGGTGCCGGATTGCATGTCGGTCACCCGGAAGGATATACGGCAACAGACATTTATTCGCGGATGAAACGGATGCAGGGGTATGAAGTGCTGCATCCAATGGGCTGGGATGCTTTCGGGCTTCCTGCTGAACAGTATGCACTGGATACCGGAAACAGCCCCGCAGCTTTTACTGATAAAAATATTGAAACGTTTAAACGACAGATAAAGGAACTTGGTTTTTCATATGACTGGGACCGTGAAATAAATACAACGAATCCGAGCTACTATAAATGGACGCAGTGGATTTTTACCAAGCTGTATGAACACGGTCTTGCCTACATGGATGAGGTGGCGGTTAACTGGTGCCCGGCACTTGGAACTGTTTTGGCCAATGAAGAGGTAATTGATGGCAAAAGTGAACGCGGCGGGCATCCGGTTGTCCGTAAACCAATGAAGCAGTGGATGCTTAAAATCACCGCATATGCGGACCGGCTTCTGGAAGATTTGGATGAACTGGATTGGCCTGAAAGCATTAAAGATATGCAGCGGAATTGGATTGGCCGCTCGGAAGGTGCTGAAGTGAATTTTGCCATTGATGATTTTGATGAGACATTCACTGTATTCACAACAAGACCGGATACATTGTTTGGTGCAACTTATGCCGTATTTGCACCAGAGCATCCATATGTCGAACAAATCGTCACTGCTGACCAAAAGGATGCGGTTGATGCGTATATAAACGAAATCCAGACAAAATCTGAATTGGAGCGGACAGACCTTGCCAAAGATAAAACAGGTGTATTTACTGGTGCGTATGCTATTAATCCTGTCAATAATAAAAAGATTCCAATCTGGGTTGCTGATTACGTCCTGATGTCTTATGGAACCGGGGCGATTATGGCGGTTCCGGCACATGATGAGCGTGACTATGAGTTTGCCACGAAATTTGACCTGCCGATTACCGAAGTTGTTGCAGGCGGTGATGTTTCCAAAGAGGCTTATGTTGGCGATGGTAATCATGTCAATTCAGAATTCCTTAATGGGCTTGGGAAAGAAGAAGGAATAAGTAAAATGATTGACTGGCTTGAGGAAAAAGGTAAAGGCGAGAAGAAAGTTACGTATCGTCTGCGTGATTGGCTGTTCGCGAGACAGCGCTACTGGGGTGAACCGATCCCGGTCATTCATTGGGAAGACGGCTCTATGACAGCTGTCCCGGAAAATGAGTTGCCGCTGGAATTGCCGGAAATGGATAATATTAAGCCTTCTGGAACCGGTGAATCCCCGCTGGCTAACAGTGACTGGATTAATGTAACCGATCCGGAAACAGGCATGAAGGGCCGTCGGGAAACAAGCACAATGCCGCAATGGGCTGGAAGCTGCTGGTATTTCCTCCGCTTTGTCGATCCGGATAATACCGAACAGCTTGCTGATCCAAAAGCATTACAGGAATGGCTGCCGATCGATATTTACATCGGAGGGGCGGAGCATGCTGTACTTCATCTGCTGTATGCACGGTTCTGGCATAAATTCTTGTATGATATTGGCGTTGTCCCAACAAAAGAACCGTTTATGAAATTGTTTAACCAAGGAATGATTCTCGGTGAGGGTCACGAGAAAATGAGTAAATCGAAGGGGAATGTTGTCAATCCTGACGATATTATTCATTCGCATGGTGCGGATACACTTCGTTTGTACGAAATGTTCATGGGGCCGCTTGACGCTGCGGTTGCCTGGTCAACAAACGGCCTGGATGGATCACGCCGCTTTCTGGAACGCGTTTGGCGGCTGATTGTAAATGAAGAAACAGGAGAAACCGCTGATAAAATTATTGAAGGTAATGGTGATGAAACGCTTAATAAGGTATATCATGAGACGGTTAAAAAAGTGACGGAAGACTTTGATAACCTGCATTTCAACACCGGTATTTCCCAGTTGATGGTGTTCATTAACGAAGGGTATAAAGCGGAGGAGATTTCCAAACAGCATGTTGAAGGTTTTGTAAAAATGTTGTCGCCTGTCGCACCACACCTATCAGAAGAATTGTGGACCCGGCTTGGACATTCTGAAACAATTACGTATGAGGAATGGCCACGTTATGACGAATCCAAGCTGGTTGAAGAAGAGGCTGAGGTTGTACTGCAGGTAATGGGTAAAGTCCGGGCGAAAATAAACGTTCCCAAAGATATCACGAAAGATGATTTGGAGAAACAAGCGCTCGAACATGAAAAAATTCAGGAATGGATTGAAGGAAAAACAATCCGTAAAGTTATTGTTGTGCCAGGTAAGCTAGTGAATATTGTAGCAAATTAA
- a CDS encoding class I SAM-dependent methyltransferase, with product MIKGIINYSHYLLETAVEKGDTVIDATCGNGHDTIFLSKLVGKTGHVFGFDIQEQAVTNTKNRLAKNGLTNTDIIQDSHSNFIHHIPVDKLTRLGGAIFNLGYLPGSDKSVITKSESTILAVEGVLSHLKRNGLVVLVIYHGHEGGTEEKEQIMKYARLLDQKVFHVLYYGFINQKNDPPFILAIQKRN from the coding sequence ATGATTAAAGGTATCATAAATTATTCCCATTACCTGCTTGAAACCGCTGTTGAAAAAGGCGATACTGTCATCGATGCCACGTGCGGAAATGGTCATGACACCATCTTTTTATCCAAACTGGTTGGGAAAACCGGACACGTATTCGGATTCGATATACAAGAACAGGCTGTTACCAATACGAAAAACAGACTTGCGAAAAACGGACTGACCAACACTGACATCATTCAAGACAGCCACAGCAATTTTATCCATCACATTCCAGTCGATAAACTGACCAGGTTGGGCGGTGCTATTTTTAACCTTGGTTATCTTCCCGGAAGTGATAAATCAGTTATTACCAAAAGTGAATCAACTATACTGGCAGTCGAGGGGGTTCTTTCCCATCTGAAACGCAATGGACTGGTAGTACTGGTGATTTATCATGGACACGAGGGTGGCACCGAAGAGAAAGAACAGATTATGAAATATGCCCGTCTGTTGGATCAGAAAGTTTTTCACGTACTCTATTACGGATTCATTAACCAGAAAAATGATCCGCCATTCATTCTTGCCATTCAGAAACGAAATTAA
- a CDS encoding tetraprenyl-beta-curcumene synthase family protein: protein MLGLPKTSLRLMVNVYCKVFPAVRDELDYWKRRAAQIPDQELRTQALASMEAKRFHCQGGSVYALLAGNKWKEAIRFIVAYQTISDYLDNLCDRSTSLNPDDFRLLHQSMVDALIPDNDMKDYYRLRDEHTDDAYLTDLVQTCRKTIRTLDNYDEIRDYLLHLNQLYCDLQVHKHVRLDERIPRLQKWYLEKMGDQAKLSWFEFSAAAGSTLGIFYLVSYSLGKRVPAQLAERIWCGYFPYMQGLHILMDYYIDQQEDIEEADLNFCSFYDDQAHLKRRISFFIEQANKHARHLPDHRFHEMVQQGLVGLYLGDPKANKLSGGKGMAKQLLRVSGGSTWFFHLNTKFYYRLKKRD, encoded by the coding sequence ATGTTGGGTCTACCAAAAACATCTTTGAGATTAATGGTAAATGTATATTGTAAGGTTTTCCCGGCAGTCAGAGACGAATTAGACTACTGGAAAAGAAGAGCTGCACAAATACCCGATCAGGAGTTGCGAACCCAGGCACTTGCAAGTATGGAGGCAAAGCGGTTTCACTGTCAGGGAGGATCGGTATACGCACTATTAGCCGGTAATAAATGGAAAGAAGCGATCCGGTTTATTGTGGCATATCAGACAATAAGTGATTATTTGGACAACCTATGTGACCGGAGCACATCACTCAATCCCGATGACTTTCGACTGTTGCATCAATCCATGGTTGATGCGTTAATTCCAGATAACGACATGAAAGATTATTACAGACTACGGGATGAGCATACAGATGATGCATATCTGACAGATCTTGTCCAAACATGCCGGAAAACGATCAGGACATTGGACAATTATGATGAAATACGTGATTATTTGCTGCACTTGAATCAGTTATACTGTGATTTGCAAGTACATAAGCATGTCAGGCTGGATGAACGAATTCCGCGGCTTCAGAAATGGTACCTTGAAAAAATGGGGGACCAGGCAAAGTTGTCCTGGTTTGAATTTTCCGCAGCAGCAGGTTCAACACTGGGTATTTTTTATCTTGTGTCGTATTCGCTTGGGAAAAGGGTGCCGGCGCAATTGGCTGAACGAATATGGTGCGGTTATTTTCCCTATATGCAAGGGCTTCATATCTTAATGGATTATTACATTGATCAGCAAGAGGATATTGAGGAAGCAGATTTAAATTTCTGCAGTTTTTATGATGATCAAGCCCATTTGAAAAGACGCATCTCTTTTTTTATCGAACAGGCGAACAAGCATGCCCGCCACCTACCGGATCATCGTTTCCATGAAATGGTTCAGCAAGGATTGGTTGGGCTCTATCTTGGTGATCCCAAAGCAAACAAGCTGTCCGGCGGTAAAGGAATGGCCAAACAGCTTTTGCGTGTCAGCGGCGGCAGTACCTGGTTTTTCCATTTAAATACAAAGTTTTATTACCGCCTGAAAAAAAGGGATTAA
- a CDS encoding gamma carbonic anhydrase family protein translates to MIHHYKNVKPTINNSVFVAHDAEVIGDVTIGEQASIWFKTVIRGDVAPARIGKRVSIQDLSMLHQSPDNPVIAEDDVTVGHQVTLHGCTVRKNALIGMGALILDGAEIGEHAFVGAGSLVPPGKKVPPHTMVMGRPAKVVRSLTEADYKEMERVLQSYVEKGQYYKHNTNLGQDF, encoded by the coding sequence ATGATTCATCATTATAAAAACGTAAAACCTACGATAAACAACTCTGTATTCGTCGCTCATGACGCTGAGGTAATAGGTGATGTGACAATTGGCGAGCAAGCCAGTATCTGGTTTAAAACCGTTATACGCGGGGATGTTGCGCCGGCCCGGATTGGCAAACGTGTCAGCATCCAAGACTTATCCATGCTGCACCAAAGCCCTGACAATCCGGTTATTGCAGAAGATGATGTAACTGTCGGGCATCAGGTGACACTACATGGCTGTACCGTCCGTAAAAATGCTTTAATTGGCATGGGGGCACTCATTCTGGATGGAGCTGAAATCGGTGAGCATGCATTTGTCGGTGCTGGCAGCCTCGTCCCGCCCGGCAAAAAAGTTCCTCCACACACTATGGTAATGGGCCGTCCAGCTAAAGTCGTACGTTCCTTGACTGAGGCCGACTATAAGGAAATGGAACGTGTTCTGCAATCCTACGTGGAAAAAGGGCAATATTATAAGCACAACACGAATTTGGGACAGGACTTTTAG
- a CDS encoding SPOR domain-containing protein produces MGKYKIVVGTTNKKKSAQHQYNLVTRNKINADIRIYKMDSRELYSVEVGPYSKKQALQNVDKIKGLGITNAFITRA; encoded by the coding sequence ATGGGGAAATATAAAATAGTCGTTGGCACAACTAACAAGAAAAAAAGCGCCCAGCACCAATATAATTTAGTAACTAGAAATAAAATTAACGCAGATATAAGAATCTATAAAATGGACAGCAGGGAACTTTATTCCGTAGAGGTTGGTCCATATTCAAAAAAACAAGCGCTTCAAAACGTAGATAAAATTAAAGGCCTTGGAATAACAAACGCTTTTATTACACGCGCATAG
- the asnB gene encoding asparagine synthase (glutamine-hydrolyzing) encodes MCGFIGILRNKPEDLNEDQLNRFTNQNNIITHRGPDDEGYYHDDYVSFGFRRLSIIDIETGQQPLSYDDEKCWLIFNGEIYNYVELRENLVKEGFSFATESDTEVIAALFSKHKENAFQYLRGMFSILIWDKEQQTLYGARDPFGIKPLFYKESKEGTIFASEKKSITLMMENEEVNYEALQHYLSFQFVPEPLTLTTGIKKMEPGHYFVKKPGQALEFNRYWHATFNPVLMEKNDWIKRIQDVMYDSVNVHMRSDVPVGSFLSGGIDSTIIVAMAKKFNPNIKTFSVGFKREGFSEIDVAKETAEKLDVENISYIISPEEYVEKLPKIMWHMDDPLADPACVPLYFLAREARKHVTVVLSGEGSDELFGGYNIYREPESLKLFNTIPTPAKSLLARVAEAIPEGVRGKSFLERGTTPLRNRYIGNAKMFEDTEKRALLKTYNENVSYQQVTEKLYDQVSDYPLVNQMQYVDIHTWMRGDILLKADRMTMANSLELRVPFLDKKVFDVASKIPVDMKIANGTTKSILREASRGIIPDHVLDRKKLGFPVPIRHWLKNELNGWAKQLIQESETDHLLHKDYVLSLLDAHCQGKGDYSRKIWTVLMFMLWHQINIENKFDVEELSKPDKAIEAITQ; translated from the coding sequence ATGTGCGGTTTTATTGGAATACTGCGAAATAAACCTGAGGATTTGAACGAAGATCAGCTTAACCGATTTACAAACCAAAACAACATTATTACACATAGAGGTCCTGACGATGAGGGCTACTATCATGATGATTACGTATCTTTCGGGTTCAGACGCCTGAGTATTATTGATATTGAAACCGGTCAGCAGCCATTGAGCTATGATGATGAAAAATGCTGGCTTATTTTTAATGGCGAAATTTATAACTACGTTGAATTGCGGGAGAATTTAGTGAAAGAAGGATTTTCATTTGCAACCGAATCCGATACTGAAGTAATTGCTGCGTTATTTTCCAAACATAAGGAAAATGCATTTCAGTACTTAAGGGGAATGTTTTCCATCCTGATTTGGGATAAAGAGCAGCAAACACTTTACGGTGCACGAGATCCGTTTGGCATTAAACCATTATTTTATAAGGAATCAAAAGAAGGAACTATTTTTGCGTCAGAGAAAAAAAGCATTACGTTAATGATGGAAAATGAAGAAGTTAATTATGAAGCATTGCAGCATTATTTAAGTTTCCAGTTTGTTCCGGAGCCGCTGACATTGACTACAGGCATTAAAAAAATGGAGCCTGGCCATTATTTTGTGAAAAAGCCGGGACAGGCATTGGAATTCAATCGGTACTGGCATGCAACGTTTAATCCGGTGTTAATGGAGAAAAACGACTGGATCAAGCGGATTCAGGACGTAATGTACGATTCTGTTAATGTTCATATGCGGAGTGATGTTCCAGTTGGGTCATTTTTATCCGGTGGAATTGATTCGACAATTATTGTGGCGATGGCTAAAAAATTCAACCCGAATATCAAGACGTTTTCCGTCGGTTTTAAACGGGAAGGCTTTTCAGAAATTGACGTTGCAAAAGAAACGGCGGAGAAGCTGGATGTGGAGAATATTTCCTATATCATTTCACCGGAGGAGTATGTGGAGAAACTGCCTAAAATCATGTGGCATATGGATGATCCACTGGCAGATCCAGCGTGTGTCCCGTTATATTTCCTTGCCCGCGAAGCTCGTAAACATGTAACCGTTGTCCTCTCAGGAGAGGGATCCGATGAATTATTCGGCGGCTACAATATTTACCGTGAACCAGAATCTTTGAAATTGTTCAATACAATACCAACTCCGGCAAAGTCATTGCTTGCCCGGGTAGCAGAAGCAATTCCGGAGGGCGTACGCGGCAAAAGCTTTCTGGAACGCGGAACAACTCCGCTCCGTAATCGTTATATAGGCAATGCAAAAATGTTCGAGGATACCGAAAAACGTGCATTGTTAAAGACGTATAATGAAAATGTCTCCTATCAGCAGGTTACGGAAAAACTTTATGATCAGGTAAGCGACTATCCATTGGTGAATCAGATGCAATATGTGGATATTCACACATGGATGCGGGGAGATATTTTGTTGAAAGCGGATCGTATGACAATGGCAAACTCACTGGAGTTGCGCGTGCCATTTTTGGACAAAAAAGTGTTTGATGTGGCAAGTAAAATTCCGGTTGATATGAAAATTGCCAATGGAACGACGAAAAGTATTTTACGGGAGGCTTCACGTGGCATCATCCCTGATCATGTGCTTGACCGTAAGAAACTTGGGTTTCCGGTTCCAATCCGTCATTGGTTAAAAAATGAGCTTAATGGATGGGCGAAACAGTTGATTCAGGAAAGCGAGACAGATCATCTGCTGCACAAAGACTATGTGCTTAGTTTGCTTGATGCACATTGCCAGGGTAAAGGTGATTACAGCAGAAAAATCTGGACGGTGCTCATGTTTATGCTGTGGCATCAAATCAATATTGAAAACAAATTTGATGTTGAGGAATTAAGTAAACCAGACAAGGCGATTGAAGCGATTACGCAATAA
- the metK gene encoding methionine adenosyltransferase, producing MAANRRLFTSESVTEGHPDKICDQISDAILDEILKNDPNARVACETTVTTGLVLVSGEISTTTYVDIPAIVRQTIKDIGYTRAKFGFDAETCAVLTAIDEQSADIAGGVDTAYETRQGKTDEEIASIGAGDQGLMFGFACDQTDELMPLPISLAHKLSKRLSDVRKEQILDYLRPDGKTQVTVEYDEKDNPVKVNTIVISTQHHQDITTEQIEKDLIEYVIRPIVPANLLDESTKFFINPTGRFVIGGPQGDAGLTGRKIIVDTYGGYARHGGGAFSGKDSTKVDRSASYAARYVAKNIVAAKLAKTCEVQLAYAIGVAEPVSISINTFGTGTVDEAELEAATRKIFDLRPAGIIRMLDLQRPIYRNTAAYGHFGRTDILFPWEKTDKVEELQAIVKEG from the coding sequence ATGGCTGCAAATCGTCGTTTATTTACATCTGAATCTGTTACAGAAGGGCATCCTGACAAAATCTGCGATCAGATATCAGATGCTATTTTGGATGAAATTTTAAAAAATGATCCGAATGCCCGGGTGGCATGTGAGACAACAGTAACTACAGGATTAGTATTGGTTTCGGGGGAGATTTCTACTACTACATATGTAGATATTCCTGCAATTGTCCGTCAAACGATTAAGGATATTGGGTATACACGCGCTAAATTCGGATTTGACGCGGAAACATGTGCCGTGCTGACTGCTATTGATGAACAGTCAGCAGATATTGCCGGTGGAGTTGATACGGCGTATGAAACACGGCAGGGGAAAACGGATGAAGAAATTGCTTCGATTGGTGCGGGTGACCAGGGGTTAATGTTCGGGTTTGCCTGTGATCAGACGGACGAATTAATGCCATTGCCGATTTCGCTCGCACACAAATTATCGAAGCGATTATCAGATGTACGTAAAGAGCAAATTTTGGATTATTTACGCCCTGACGGAAAAACACAGGTAACGGTCGAATATGATGAAAAAGATAACCCGGTAAAGGTGAATACAATTGTTATTTCAACACAGCACCATCAGGATATAACAACTGAACAAATCGAAAAGGACCTGATTGAGTATGTGATTCGACCGATTGTTCCGGCAAATCTGCTTGATGAATCAACCAAGTTTTTTATCAATCCGACGGGAAGGTTCGTAATTGGAGGACCACAGGGTGATGCCGGTTTGACCGGACGTAAGATCATTGTGGATACGTACGGCGGATATGCAAGACATGGCGGCGGTGCATTCAGTGGAAAGGATTCCACCAAGGTGGACCGGTCTGCATCATATGCAGCCCGTTATGTTGCTAAAAACATTGTGGCGGCAAAGCTTGCGAAAACATGTGAAGTACAATTGGCTTATGCAATCGGTGTGGCTGAGCCAGTGTCGATTTCCATCAATACATTTGGCACCGGTACGGTCGATGAAGCTGAGCTGGAAGCCGCAACACGAAAAATATTTGATCTACGGCCAGCAGGTATAATTCGGATGCTTGATCTGCAACGTCCAATCTACCGAAACACAGCTGCATATGGCCACTTCGGCAGAACAGATATCTTATTTCCATGGGAGAAAACCGATAAAGTCGAAGAATTGCAGGCCATTGTAAAAGAGGGATAA